In Candidatus Deferrimicrobium sp., the genomic stretch CCGTTCCTACCGCTTGCCCCACGCGGGCAACGGCCATACGACGTCCCGGGAAGCAAGGTCGAATGGCCACACGGTATACCACTCGCCGGAAACGAGCTGGACGATGATCCCGCGCCCCTTCGTGTTCTGGTGCGTCTTCGGGTCGAAGGCTACCCCTTCCCACGGCATGATCATCCTGTCCCCGGACAAGGTGTACTTCTCCAGGGCTCCGCGGATCTTCTCCGGGTCCGTCGAACCCGCCTGGTTGATCGCGTCCGCGAGGACCAGGAAGCCGGTGAACGAGCGGGCGGAGTTGCCGTTCATGTCGCGGCCGAAGCGCTTCCTGTAGATCTCGTTCACCTGCGCAATCATCGGCTTCCTCTTCGCCAGGTCCAGCGCCCACACCTCGCGGGAGAGGACGTAATCGCCGTCCTTGCCGAGGGTCTTCTTGAACTCGTCGGAGATGTACCCCGCGTCCATCGCGAGGATCGCCTGCGGCACGTAGCTGAGGTCCTTGAACGTTTTCATGTAGAGGATCGCGTCCGCGGTGTAGGAGGCCGGCATCACGACATCGGGGCTAGCGGCCTTCAGCTTCTGCACCTCGGCGATCGCGCTGGTCCCCTTCTCGGCGTAGGCGACGTCGGCCACCAGCCGGTACCCGTACTTTGCCGCGTTCTTCTTGATCGCGTTGTTCACCCCCGTGCCGAAGTTCGTGTTCTCGTATACCGTGGCCACGGAGGCGATCTTCGCGCCTTTCTTCTTCTTCACGTCGTTCAGGAACTGGAAGAAATTCTCGGCGAACAGGTCATCGTACGGCGTGGTGCGGAAGAAGTATTTGAACCCCCGCTCGGTAAGCGCGGGATCGGTCGACTCGGGATTCAGGAACGGGATCCGGTGCCGCTCCGCCGCGATGGAGACCGTCGTGGTTACGGAGCTGTAGTACGCCCCGATGAGGGCCGCCACCTTCTCCGTCGTGATCATCCTCTCCGCCTCCGCCTGCCCCACGTCCGGCTTGCCCTGGTGGTCGCCGAAGATCACCTCGACCTTGGCCCCGTTCAGGTTGGACAGCCCCTGGGTACGGGCCAGCGGCAGGTCCAGGGCGTACTTCCCGTTGACGATGTCCGCCGCCAGCGTGATCGCGTCCTTGAGCTCGGCCCCCGTGGACCCTGCGGGGCCGGTCAGGGGATAGATCGCCCCGATCCGCACTACCTTGTCCGCCGCCGCAGCCGGCAGGATCAGAACCGCCAGCAGCCCCACCGTGGCGGCCATTCCCAATATGTTCGCGTACCGACTTTTCATCGTCTTGCTCCTTTCCTTCGGATGCCGGTTCCCGTCGACGTTACCCGCCGAACGATTTCACCCCGATCTTCTCCCCTTCCAACCGCCTCCGGATGGCGCGGAGCAGCGCCACCGCCCCGGGGGTGTCGCCATGGACGCACACCGTCTTCGGGTCGATGGAGATACCCGTCCCGTCGACGGCGGTCACCTCGCCGTCCCGGACCATCCGGACCACGCGCTCCGCCACGACCTCCGGGTCGGCGAGGACCGCCCCGTGCTCCCTCCGGGAAACAAGCCGCCGGTCCTTGCGGTACTGCCGGTCGGCGAACGCCTCCCCGGCGAATTTCAACTCCGCCTCCCCGGCGGCTGCCTCCATCGCGGAGCCGCACAGGCCGACGAGGTAAAGGGCCGGATCGACGGAATGGACCGCCGCCGCGATCGCCATCGCCACATGATGATCTCTCGCCGCAAGATTGTACAAAGCGCCATGAGGCTTGACGTGCCGAAGGGGCACCCCTTCCGCCTTGCAGAACGCCAGCAACGCGCCCACCTGGTACATCACGTCGTCCCGGATCTCCGCCGGGGAGGCCGCCATTTCCCTCCGCCCGAAACCCACGAGGTCCGGGAAGGAGGGGTGTGCCCCGATGGCGACGTCGTATTCCTTCGCGAGCTTCACGGTGCGGTGCATCGTCGACGGATCGGAAGCGTGGAAGCCGCAGGCCACGTTCGCGGAGGAGATCAGCGGCATCAGCTCCGCATCCTGGCCGATGTCGTACCTCCCGAACCCTTCTCCCATGTCGCAGTTCAGATCGATCTGCACCCGTTCACCTCCCGCGGCACGCGCCGGGTAACGATCCCGCGATCGCCGCGTACGCCGCATGTTCCTCGCGCAGCGCCGTGATGGCCGCTTCTTCCGGGCAACGGACAAACCGCACCGTATCGCCACGCCGCGCCTGGGCCAGCAGTCGCAGGTCCGGACCGATGACCGTCCCGATAGTAGCGTACCCTCCCGAGGTCTGGCAATCCGCCATCATGACGATCGGCATGCCGTTTCCCGGCACCTGGACCGCCCCCGGGACAATAGCATCCGTGATGATGTCCGGGCCCGCTTCGTGTCGGACCGTCGGGCCTTCGAGGCGGTACCCCATCCGGTCGTTCCGGTCGGTCACCGTGTACGGCGAGGAATAGAACGTGGCGATCCCGTCCGATGCGAACATCTCCTCCTGCGGCCCGGCAAGCACGCGAAGCCGGGCCTCTCCTCCGCATGGTGGGACGAACGGGCGCGGCAGAAACCTCCGGGGGGGAAGCTGTCCGGCCGCAGGCGCCGGGCCGACGCGCAATGTATCTCCCCCGGCGAGGACCCGCCCACGGAAGCCCCCGATGCCGGCACGCGTATAGGTGGACCGGCTCCCGAGGACGACGGGCACGTCGAACCCACCGAGCACGGCGAGGTAGGCACGGCATCCCTGAGCAGCAGACCCGAAGGAAAGCGTCGCCCCGGAGGCAACCGGGAAGGCGACCCAGTTTCCCGCCGGCTCTCCTTCCAGCACCGCTCCCATGTCCGCGCCGCACAGCGCCACGTACGCCGGTTCCTCGAAGCGGAACGATCCGCCGGAGATCGTCATCTCCAGAGCGGCCGCCCCGCGCGGATTCCCCGCCAGGAAATTCGCCGCCGCGAAGGCGTACCGGTCCATCGCCCCGGCCCACGGCATCCCGAACGCACGGTACCCGCGGCGGCCCTCGTCCTGTACGGTCGTGAGGAAGCCGGGGGAAACGACAAGGATCATCGTCTCACCCTCCCTTCCGTTCGAACGTCCGGATCTCTTCCATCTGTTGATATCCCCAGAACTCCTCTTCGTCGATAGGAAGGAACCGGACGAAGTCCCCCGCGGCGACAAGAAACGAATCCTCCCTGTCCGGGTCGAAGAGACGAAGCGGCGTCCGGCCGATCAGACGCCACCCTCCGGGGCTTTCCACCGGGTAAACCCCCGTCTGGTCCCCGGCGATCCCGACGGCCCCCGCCGGTACCTTCCCCCTCGGAGACGACAGGCGCGGAGTCGCGAGCCGGGAGGACATCCCTCCGAGGTACGGGAAGCCCGGGGTGAATCCGAGCATATAAACGAGGTAGAGGACGGAGGAATGGATCGCGATCGCTTCTTCGGGTGAGATGCCGTTTTGACGAGCGACGAAATCCAGGTCGGGGCCGAACTCCCCCCCGTAGCAGACGGGCAATTCCACAATCCTTCCGGTCGGAAGGGATTCCCGGCCACCCTCGTCCCCCTCGAGCAGTCTCCCGATTCCCGCGGCGAGGTCCCCCCGGGCAACAAGCAGGGGATCGAACAACACGAGGAGGGAGCGATAGGTGGGTACCCATTCGAGGATCCCCTCGATCGGGCGCAAGGAAATGGCGTGGGCAAGCCGGTGAACCCGGGCGTTGACCGCCGGGTCGATGGCGTCCCCGAATTCGATCACCAGGCCCTGCTCGCCGGCGGCGAGCATCCGCACCTTGTGCACTGCATTTCCTCCGCAGGATCCCATTATAGCCTTCGCCTGGATCCGCGAACGGGTCTTTACGCTAAGCCGGATCGGGGGTAAACAGTACGGATGCCTCGTAACGGAACGGAACGGGAGACGGGACGGCGGCTCGCGGACGGCGAGCTGTCCTGGGAGGCGTTGCGGGCGCGGGCCCGCATCCTCGAGAGAATCCGCGGCTTCTTCCGGGAGCGGGGATTCCTCGAAGTGGACCCGCCGATCGCGCAGAGGTATCCGAACATCGACCCGAACGTCTTCCCGGTGAAGATCACCGACGCCTCCGGTGAAGCGGCGCGGCTCTACCTCCACACCTCCCCGGAGCTGGCGATGAAGAAACTTCTCGCCGCCGGGTCGGGCGACATCTTTTTTCTCGGGAAGGTGTTCCGGGACCGGGAAGGGTCGCCCCTCCATTCGCCGGAGTTCACGATGCTGGAATGGTATCGCGTCGGCGGCGTCGCGGAGGATGTGATGCGCGACGTGGAGGAACTGGTCCGGACACTGGCCTTAACGATCGCCGGCGAGGCGGTCGTTCAAGGAAACGGGAGGGAGATCCCGGTCGACGGGCCGTGGCTTCGTTGGGAACTCGACGACGCGTTCCGGGAACTCCTCGGTGTCGGGATGGAGGGAAAGGTGGAGTTGCGGGAGGCGCTCGACCGGATGGGGGTGCGTCCAGGAGCGGAGGAATCCTGGGAGGACCTCTTCTTCCGGGCATGCCTCGACGTGGTGGAGCCCGCGCTCCACGCACGGGGCGCCTGTTTCCTCACGGGCTACCCCGCGCCCCTCGCCGCGATGGCCCGGCGCCGCCCTGGCCGCCCCGAGATCTCTGAGCGGTTCGAGGGATTCGTGGCGGGCATCGAGCTCGTCAACGGGTACGAGGAGCTGACCGACCCCGTGGAGCAGGAGGAACGCCTGTTCGCCCTCGCGGAGCGGCACCGCCGATCGACCGGCGAAACGCTTCCCTTGGACCCGGGATTCCTCGACGCGCTGCGCCGCGGCCTCCCCGCGTGCTCGGGGGCCGCGCTGGGGGTCGACCGGCTCGTCATGCTCCTGCTGCGCAAGGACGACATCGCGGACGGGATGTACCGGTGAACTCCTCCGCGCTCCTGCTCTTCCTCCTCTCGTTCGGGCACATGTGCACGGACATCGTGCAGGGGGCCCTGCCGGCGCTCCTCCCGTTCCTCAAGGAGCGGTTCGACCTGTCGTACGCCGTCACGGGGACGCTGCTCATGGCGGCGCACCTCACCTCGTCCGTGATCCAGCCTCTGTTCGGCTTCGTCACGGATAGGCGCCCGTTCCCGATCCTGCTTCCGCTGGGGTGCGCGATCTCGGGAGTCGGGATCGCGCTGGTGCCGCTCTCCCCGTCGTTCGGATGGCTGGTGGCGTTCGTCATGTTCACGGGGTTGGGCACCGCGGCGTTCCACCCGGAGGGGTTCAAGGCGACCGCATGCATCGCTTCGGAGCGGCGCGCGACGGGGATGTCCTTCTTCTCCGTAGGGGGGAACCTAGGGTTCGCCATCGGCTCCCCGGCGGCGATCTTCCTCGTCTCAAGGTACGGACTCCCGGGGGCGGCGGGTCTCCTCCTGCCGACCACCGTCGCCGCGCTGCTGCTCCTCCCTGCCCTCCCGGTCCTCCGGCGCCGGATCGAATCGGCATCCTCCGCCCCGCGGAGGAACGCGATGAGCGGCGTGGACCGTCCGCTCTACGCCGTGTCGCTCATCATCCTGATCGTGGTGCTGCGCTCGTGGACCCAGCTTGGGCTCGCCACCTACATCCCCTTCCTTTACCAGGCGCAGTTGAAAAGCGACCCGGCATACGTGGCGACCCTCCTCTTCTTCTTCCTCGGCTCCGGCACCGTGGGAACGGTGATCGGGGGACCGTTGGCGGACCGGTTCGGGCACCGGCGGCTCCTCTTCTTCTCCCTTGTCCTGCAGATCCCCCTCATCTTCCTGTTCCTGCGATCGTCGGGGGTGCTCGTCTTCGCAACGGCCGCGCTTTTGGGCGGGACGATCGTATCGACCTTCTCGGTCACGATCGTGATGGCCCAGGAGCTGTTCCCGAGACGGATGGCCACGGCGTCGGGCGCCATCGCTGGATTCGCCATCGGCACGGGCGGCATCGGCGTCACCCTGATCGGGGCGGTCGCCGACCGGTACGGCGTCCCGGCGGCCACGAACCTGATCAACATCCTCCCCGCGATCGGGGGGCTGCTCGTCATGCTCCTGCCGCTGCCGTGGAAGGCGACGGGGGAGCTCCACCGCGCGCCTTGCGCGCCATCCTCAGGAGGTGCGCATGAGCACGAAGATCGATGAACTGATCGAATCCATCCGGACCCTGGAAGAGGAACTGCAGGCGGAATTCCGGAGGAGACGGGAAGAGTTTCATTTCACCGTCGAAGCCAGACGGATCCGCTTCGCCGAAGAACTCATCCTCCAGCACCGGCGGCTGAAAGTCGGGCTCGCCCGCTATCTTCGCGAAGCCCGGCCGCTGGTCGTCCTGACA encodes the following:
- a CDS encoding MFS transporter, translated to MNSSALLLFLLSFGHMCTDIVQGALPALLPFLKERFDLSYAVTGTLLMAAHLTSSVIQPLFGFVTDRRPFPILLPLGCAISGVGIALVPLSPSFGWLVAFVMFTGLGTAAFHPEGFKATACIASERRATGMSFFSVGGNLGFAIGSPAAIFLVSRYGLPGAAGLLLPTTVAALLLLPALPVLRRRIESASSAPRRNAMSGVDRPLYAVSLIILIVVLRSWTQLGLATYIPFLYQAQLKSDPAYVATLLFFFLGSGTVGTVIGGPLADRFGHRRLLFFSLVLQIPLIFLFLRSSGVLVFATAALLGGTIVSTFSVTIVMAQELFPRRMATASGAIAGFAIGTGGIGVTLIGAVADRYGVPAATNLINILPAIGGLLVMLLPLPWKATGELHRAPCAPSSGGAHEHEDR
- the epmA gene encoding EF-P lysine aminoacylase EpmA — encoded protein: MPRNGTERETGRRLADGELSWEALRARARILERIRGFFRERGFLEVDPPIAQRYPNIDPNVFPVKITDASGEAARLYLHTSPELAMKKLLAAGSGDIFFLGKVFRDREGSPLHSPEFTMLEWYRVGGVAEDVMRDVEELVRTLALTIAGEAVVQGNGREIPVDGPWLRWELDDAFRELLGVGMEGKVELREALDRMGVRPGAEESWEDLFFRACLDVVEPALHARGACFLTGYPAPLAAMARRRPGRPEISERFEGFVAGIELVNGYEELTDPVEQEERLFALAERHRRSTGETLPLDPGFLDALRRGLPACSGAALGVDRLVMLLLRKDDIADGMYR
- a CDS encoding biotin-dependent carboxyltransferase family protein, which encodes MILVVSPGFLTTVQDEGRRGYRAFGMPWAGAMDRYAFAAANFLAGNPRGAAALEMTISGGSFRFEEPAYVALCGADMGAVLEGEPAGNWVAFPVASGATLSFGSAAQGCRAYLAVLGGFDVPVVLGSRSTYTRAGIGGFRGRVLAGGDTLRVGPAPAAGQLPPRRFLPRPFVPPCGGEARLRVLAGPQEEMFASDGIATFYSSPYTVTDRNDRMGYRLEGPTVRHEAGPDIITDAIVPGAVQVPGNGMPIVMMADCQTSGGYATIGTVIGPDLRLLAQARRGDTVRFVRCPEEAAITALREEHAAYAAIAGSLPGACRGR
- a CDS encoding 5-oxoprolinase subunit PxpA codes for the protein MQIDLNCDMGEGFGRYDIGQDAELMPLISSANVACGFHASDPSTMHRTVKLAKEYDVAIGAHPSFPDLVGFGRREMAASPAEIRDDVMYQVGALLAFCKAEGVPLRHVKPHGALYNLAARDHHVAMAIAAAVHSVDPALYLVGLCGSAMEAAAGEAELKFAGEAFADRQYRKDRRLVSRREHGAVLADPEVVAERVVRMVRDGEVTAVDGTGISIDPKTVCVHGDTPGAVALLRAIRRRLEGEKIGVKSFGG
- the pxpB gene encoding 5-oxoprolinase subunit PxpB → MHKVRMLAAGEQGLVIEFGDAIDPAVNARVHRLAHAISLRPIEGILEWVPTYRSLLVLFDPLLVARGDLAAGIGRLLEGDEGGRESLPTGRIVELPVCYGGEFGPDLDFVARQNGISPEEAIAIHSSVLYLVYMLGFTPGFPYLGGMSSRLATPRLSSPRGKVPAGAVGIAGDQTGVYPVESPGGWRLIGRTPLRLFDPDREDSFLVAAGDFVRFLPIDEEEFWGYQQMEEIRTFERKGG
- a CDS encoding ABC transporter substrate-binding protein is translated as MKSRYANILGMAATVGLLAVLILPAAAADKVVRIGAIYPLTGPAGSTGAELKDAITLAADIVNGKYALDLPLARTQGLSNLNGAKVEVIFGDHQGKPDVGQAEAERMITTEKVAALIGAYYSSVTTTVSIAAERHRIPFLNPESTDPALTERGFKYFFRTTPYDDLFAENFFQFLNDVKKKKGAKIASVATVYENTNFGTGVNNAIKKNAAKYGYRLVADVAYAEKGTSAIAEVQKLKAASPDVVMPASYTADAILYMKTFKDLSYVPQAILAMDAGYISDEFKKTLGKDGDYVLSREVWALDLAKRKPMIAQVNEIYRKRFGRDMNGNSARSFTGFLVLADAINQAGSTDPEKIRGALEKYTLSGDRMIMPWEGVAFDPKTHQNTKGRGIIVQLVSGEWYTVWPFDLASRDVVWPLPAWGKR